The genomic DNA CCGCCGGACGAGATCATACTTGTCAGTGACGGCTCGACCGACGAGATGCCGGCAAAGCTGGCGGATCTCCTCAGGCGCGGTCTCATCAATCAGGCTCACAGCACGGAATTACGGGCCGGAAAATCTGCCGGAACAAATATGGCGTCGCGCTGGGCGACGGGGGACATCATTGTCAATCTGGATTGCGACTGCTCATTTGATCGCCATGCGCTGCGCAACCTGTTGCGGCCATTTCAAGACCCCCAAGTGGTTGCGGTCTGCGGCAATATCCAGGTGCGCAATCGAACGGCCACGCTCATTGCATCCTTTCAGGCGATTGAATATCTGATCGCCATATCCTTGGGTAAGCAGGCGTCCGCCAAACTGGATCAAGTTACCTGCGTTTCCGGGGCTTTCGGAGCATTCCGCAAAGTCGATTTCGATGCGGTGGGCGGTCTTGATGCAGGCGGCGGCGAAGATCTGGACCTGACCCTGCGCCTGCGCCGTGCGGGCGGGAAGATCGCCTTCGCCGAGGATGCAATCTGTTATACCGATGTGCCGGCCACGACGAAAGCGCTGATCAAGCAGCGCTTTCGCTGGGAGCGCGATGCCGTGCGGCTGAGATACCGCAAACATGCCGATTTGATGAACCCGTTTTCAAAGACATTCAGGCCCAGCGAACTGCTCCACGAACTCGACTTCCTGTTCTTCAATGTCGTGTCAGCCGCAGTGCTGCCATTCTATATTATCTGGCTGTTCATGCTGTATGGCGAATTTGGCTTCACAGTGATGGCCTCCGCTCAAATCGGCTTGTTTGTGCTTGATCTCTTAACTTTCCTGCTCGCGGCCTACGCGACACCAAAGACGCTTAGCTATAAATTGCTGCTCTATCTGCCGGGCTACAGTCTTTTCAACGGTGTTTATATGCGCTTTGTCCGGCTTGCCGCGTACATCCAGGAATGGGTTTTCAGAGCGTCTTACCAGGACACTTACGTGCCTGACAAAGTCCATCAGGTCAGAGGATAAAGCCAGTGCGCAAATTGAGGCAAAGACCACGATCAGATACGTTGCAGAACCAGCCGCGCCGCCAGAACCGGGCAATGGGCCGTGTGATATATCTGCTGCTTCTGGCAGGCCTCCTGCTCGGCATCAGCAATTATGTCTGGGGCGACCGGATTTTTCTGCGCGCAGACGGTCTGATCCTGCGTGAACGCACTCATGTTGCCGCCACATCGGTCGTTCGCATTGAAGAAGTC from Pararhizobium sp. IMCC3301 includes the following:
- a CDS encoding glycosyltransferase family 2 protein, with amino-acid sequence MSLLVEGFDYLTAQTFPSLLSLFWFVFIFEIPRYFLSFVLILLVRRPAPVNPQHRPEDHRLSVVIAGHSEADAVERAVAGMHEQSLPPDEIILVSDGSTDEMPAKLADLLRRGLINQAHSTELRAGKSAGTNMASRWATGDIIVNLDCDCSFDRHALRNLLRPFQDPQVVAVCGNIQVRNRTATLIASFQAIEYLIAISLGKQASAKLDQVTCVSGAFGAFRKVDFDAVGGLDAGGGEDLDLTLRLRRAGGKIAFAEDAICYTDVPATTKALIKQRFRWERDAVRLRYRKHADLMNPFSKTFRPSELLHELDFLFFNVVSAAVLPFYIIWLFMLYGEFGFTVMASAQIGLFVLDLLTFLLAAYATPKTLSYKLLLYLPGYSLFNGVYMRFVRLAAYIQEWVFRASYQDTYVPDKVHQVRG